The proteins below are encoded in one region of Kogia breviceps isolate mKogBre1 chromosome 8, mKogBre1 haplotype 1, whole genome shotgun sequence:
- the GAS1 gene encoding growth arrest-specific protein 1, whose amino-acid sequence MVAGLLGGGGGARGGTVPGAWLCLMALLQLLGSAPRGSGLAHGRRLICWQALLQCQGEPECSYAYNQYAEACAPVLAQRSGGDAPGAAAAAAAFPASAASFSSRWRCPSHCISALIQLNHTRRGPALEDCDCAQDENCKSTKRAIEPCLPRTSGGGAGGPGAGGVMGCTEARRRCDRDSRCNLALSRYLTYCGKLFNGLRCTDECRTVIEDMLAVPKAALLNDCVCDGLERPICESVKENMARLCFGAELGNGPGSSGSDGGLDDYYDEEYDDEQRAGGAGGEQPLDDDDGVPHPPRPGGGAAAAGGRGDLPYGSGRRSSSSGCRSAPRGAWTPLASILLLLHSLPF is encoded by the coding sequence ATGGTGGCAGGGCTgctgggcggcggcggcggggcccgcgGGGGGACCGTGCCGGGCGCCTGGCTGTGCCTGATGGCGCTGTTGCAGCTGCTGGGCTCGGCGCCGCGGGGCTCCGGGCTGGCGCACGGCCGCCGCCTCATCTGCTGGCAGGCGCTGCTGCAGTGCCAGGGGGAGCCGGAGTGCAGCTACGCCTACAACCAGTACGCCGAGGCGTGCGCACCGGTGTTGGCGCAGCGCAGCGGGGGCGACGCGCcgggggccgccgccgccgccgccgccttccCGGCCTCGGCCGCGTCCTTCTCGTCGCGCTGGCGCTGCCCGAGCCACTGCATCTCGGCCCTTATTCAGCTCAACCACACGCGCCGCGGGCCCGCCTTGGAGGACTGTGACTGCGCGCAAGACGAGAACTGCAAGTCCACCAAGCGCGCCATTGAGCCGTGCCTGCCCCGGAcgagcggcggcggcgcgggcggccCGGGCGCGGGCGGGGTCATGGGCTGCACCGAGGCCCGGCGGCGCTGCGACCGCGACAGCCGCTGCAACCTGGCGCTCAGTCGCTACCTGACCTACTGCGGGAAGCTCTTCAACGGGCTGCGCTGCACCGACGAGTGCCGCACGGTCATCGAGGACATGCTGGCCGTGCCCAAGGCGGCGCTGCTCAACGACTGTGTGTGCGACGGCCTGGAGCGGCCCATCTGCGAGTCGGTCAAAGAGAACATGGCCCGTTTGTGCTTCGGCGCCGAGCTGGGCAACGGCCCGGGCAGCAGCGGCTCGGACGGGGGCCTGGACGACTACTACGACGAGGAGTACGACGATGAGCAGCGCGCCGGGGGCGCGGGCGGCGAGCAGCCGCTGGACGACGACGACGGCGTCCCGCACCCTCCGCGCCCGGGCGGCGGCGCTGCTGCGGCGGGCGGCCGCGGGGACCTGCCCTACGGGTCCGGGCGCaggagcagcagcagcggctGCCGCTCGGCGCCCCGAGGCGCCTGGACCCCGCTTGCCTCCATCTTGCTGCTGCTGCACTCGCTGCCCTTTTAA